One Candidatus Devosia phytovorans genomic window carries:
- a CDS encoding L-serine ammonia-lyase, whose protein sequence is MFLSVFDVFKIGIGPSSSHTMGPMTAAKRFLDELRLGDWPRAKNARPAALTASLHGSLAFTGIGHGSGRAVILGLCGEDPRHVDPDTMDDIIAAVEETGNVHPPLHPAYRFRPAVDLIFDKRNALPGHPNGLQFCAYDTDGQLLLRRAYYSIGGGFVVSAEELEALKHASPAQADVPYPFANAKDMLAMAAGSGLSIAGMKRANEEASRSRLSLDRGVDEVWSAMDACITRGINQDGIMPGGLNVKRRARGIFSQLDAQWQRNELTPLMANDWLSLYAMAVNEENATGGRVVTAPTNGAAGVIPAVMKFYLKFNAAAGPQAIRDYLLTAAAIGGIIKHNASISGAEVGCQGEVGSASAMAAAGLCAIMGGTPEQVENAAEIALEHHLGMTCDPVAGLVQIPCIERNAFGAVKAVTAASLALKGDGTHAVPLDACIETMRQTGLDMSASYKETSLAGLAVNVVAC, encoded by the coding sequence ATGTTCCTGTCCGTCTTCGACGTTTTCAAGATCGGTATCGGCCCCTCCAGCTCTCACACCATGGGCCCGATGACCGCCGCCAAGCGCTTCCTCGACGAATTGCGCCTGGGCGACTGGCCGCGCGCCAAAAACGCCAGGCCTGCGGCCCTGACGGCAAGCCTGCATGGTTCGCTGGCCTTTACCGGCATCGGCCACGGCAGTGGTCGCGCGGTCATTCTCGGGCTCTGTGGCGAGGATCCGCGCCATGTCGACCCCGATACCATGGACGATATCATTGCCGCTGTTGAAGAAACCGGTAACGTCCACCCCCCGCTCCATCCTGCCTACCGTTTTCGCCCGGCAGTCGACCTGATCTTTGACAAGCGCAATGCCCTGCCCGGCCATCCCAACGGGCTGCAATTTTGCGCCTATGATACCGACGGCCAGCTTCTGCTGCGCCGGGCCTACTATTCCATCGGCGGCGGCTTCGTCGTCAGTGCAGAAGAGTTGGAAGCCCTCAAGCACGCGTCACCAGCCCAGGCCGACGTGCCCTATCCCTTTGCCAATGCCAAAGACATGCTGGCCATGGCGGCCGGTTCCGGTCTCTCCATTGCCGGGATGAAGCGGGCAAATGAGGAAGCGTCGCGCAGCCGCCTGTCGCTCGATCGCGGCGTGGACGAGGTCTGGAGCGCCATGGACGCCTGCATTACCCGCGGCATCAACCAGGATGGCATCATGCCCGGCGGGTTGAATGTAAAGCGCCGGGCGCGCGGCATCTTCAGCCAGCTCGATGCCCAGTGGCAGCGCAACGAGCTGACGCCGCTCATGGCCAATGACTGGCTGAGCCTCTATGCCATGGCCGTCAATGAAGAAAATGCCACCGGAGGGCGTGTCGTGACCGCCCCGACCAATGGTGCTGCCGGGGTCATTCCCGCCGTGATGAAATTCTATCTCAAGTTCAACGCGGCGGCCGGTCCGCAGGCGATTCGCGACTATCTGCTGACGGCCGCTGCCATCGGCGGCATTATCAAGCACAATGCCTCCATTTCCGGCGCCGAAGTGGGGTGCCAGGGCGAAGTCGGCTCGGCTTCCGCCATGGCTGCCGCAGGCCTCTGCGCCATCATGGGCGGCACGCCTGAACAGGTTGAGAATGCCGCAGAAATTGCGCTGGAACACCATCTCGGCATGACCTGTGACCCGGTAGCAGGCTTGGTGCAAATCCCCTGCATCGAGCGCAATGCCTTTGGTGCGGTCAAGGCCGTGACGGCCGCTTCGCTGGCCCTCAAGGGCGACGGCACCCATGCCGTGCCGCTCGATGCCTGTATTGAAACCATGCGCCAGACCGGACTCGACATGAGCGCGAGCTACAAGGAAACCAGCCTTGCTGGCCTAGCCGTCAACGTCGTAGCCTGCTGA
- a CDS encoding alpha/beta hydrolase: MAEYNYREGKGSDATAPLFFVFHGTGGDENQFFELAGQLIPAARVIAPRGDVSEGGALRYFRRTAEGVYDMDDLRLRTAQMIAFVETRKAEGVANQVIGLGYSNGANILASVQFAAPNLFDATILMHPLIPFLPPKGEFSGKRVLITAGQRDPIAPASATQALHDYFAANGADSRLFWHPGGHELRQEELSETQAFIGGQ; encoded by the coding sequence ATGGCCGAGTATAACTATCGAGAGGGCAAGGGCTCGGATGCCACGGCCCCGCTGTTTTTTGTCTTCCACGGCACTGGTGGCGATGAAAACCAGTTCTTTGAACTGGCGGGTCAGTTGATCCCAGCCGCGCGGGTGATTGCGCCGCGAGGCGATGTCAGCGAAGGCGGGGCGCTGCGCTATTTTCGGCGGACCGCGGAGGGCGTCTATGACATGGACGATCTGCGGCTGCGCACCGCGCAGATGATTGCCTTCGTAGAGACGCGAAAGGCGGAGGGTGTTGCCAACCAAGTGATCGGATTGGGCTATTCCAACGGCGCCAATATCCTGGCGTCAGTACAATTTGCCGCGCCCAACCTGTTCGACGCGACAATCCTCATGCATCCGCTGATCCCCTTTTTGCCGCCCAAGGGAGAGTTTTCGGGGAAAAGGGTGCTGATCACCGCCGGGCAGCGTGACCCGATCGCTCCGGCTAGCGCGACGCAGGCGCTGCACGATTATTTCGCCGCCAATGGGGCAGACAGCCGGCTGTTCTGGCATCCGGGCGGGCACGAGCTACGCCAGGAAGAGTTGAGCGAGACGCAGGCGTTCATCGGCGGGCAATAG
- a CDS encoding GNAT family N-acetyltransferase — MTESELIVQREDGATRGRYVIRLAPGFEAEMTFHKAENGTITIDHTGVPREYEGRGIAAKLVNRAVADAREQGFKILPVCSYVVAQFRRHPEWADLRA, encoded by the coding sequence ATGACCGAATCCGAACTCATCGTGCAGCGCGAAGATGGTGCCACCCGCGGCCGCTATGTCATTCGGCTCGCGCCCGGCTTTGAAGCAGAGATGACGTTTCACAAGGCGGAGAACGGCACAATCACCATCGACCATACCGGCGTACCGCGCGAGTACGAAGGTCGCGGCATCGCCGCCAAACTGGTCAACAGGGCCGTGGCAGATGCACGTGAACAGGGCTTCAAAATCCTGCCGGTCTGTTCCTATGTCGTCGCCCAGTTTCGCCGCCACCCGGAATGGGCTGACCTGCGCGCCTGA
- a CDS encoding DedA family protein produces the protein MFDIFHTVSAYLEGFLNTISGNFWLTFWFIFAVAIGEAVFILGLFVPSTPVLLLAGGIIAEGRLPFWEVYFAAVIGAIIGDAISYTIGHFLKDKIKEIWPFRNHRDLIAKGEAFFARHGGKAVFIGRFIPGVKAVIPGVAGIMGMRYGHFTIINVTSAFAWAAAHILPGMLLTAWLKSIGLSLELVIVFGTLILAALFILLHYHRRILLFFAPWLGGFGRSIQARWAGQETSH, from the coding sequence ATGTTCGATATCTTCCATACCGTGTCCGCCTATCTCGAAGGCTTTCTCAACACGATATCCGGCAATTTCTGGCTGACTTTCTGGTTCATTTTCGCCGTCGCCATCGGCGAAGCAGTCTTCATCCTTGGGCTTTTCGTCCCTTCGACGCCAGTGCTGCTGCTGGCCGGCGGCATCATTGCCGAGGGTCGCCTGCCCTTCTGGGAAGTGTATTTCGCCGCGGTGATCGGCGCCATCATCGGCGACGCCATTTCCTACACGATCGGCCACTTCCTCAAGGACAAAATCAAGGAAATCTGGCCCTTCCGCAATCACCGCGACCTCATCGCCAAGGGCGAAGCTTTCTTCGCCCGGCACGGCGGCAAGGCCGTTTTCATCGGCCGCTTCATTCCGGGCGTAAAGGCCGTGATCCCCGGCGTCGCCGGTATCATGGGCATGCGCTATGGCCACTTCACCATCATCAACGTGACCTCGGCCTTTGCCTGGGCCGCCGCCCATATCCTGCCGGGCATGTTGCTGACCGCCTGGCTCAAGTCGATCGGCCTGTCGCTTGAACTGGTCATCGTCTTCGGCACGTTGATCCTCGCAGCGCTCTTCATCCTGCTGCACTACCACCGCCGAATCCTGCTGTTCTTCGCGCCCTGGCTTGGCGGCTTCGGCCGGTCGATCCAGGCCCGCTGGGCCGGACAGGAAACCAGCCACTAG
- a CDS encoding RidA family protein encodes MIASGPRPVAPFSHAVEADGWVFITGQMPTDPAAPDAPLPEGIEAQTRRVVENLKVVLGGIGLGLEHVTMARIYMTQFERDYDALNALWPDFFAEGELPARTTVGVTALAVGALVEIDLVARRP; translated from the coding sequence ATGATCGCATCCGGACCTCGTCCGGTGGCGCCTTTTTCCCATGCCGTGGAAGCGGATGGCTGGGTGTTCATCACCGGGCAGATGCCAACTGATCCGGCCGCGCCAGATGCCCCCCTGCCGGAGGGAATCGAGGCGCAGACGCGTCGTGTGGTGGAAAATTTGAAGGTGGTGCTGGGGGGCATCGGGCTGGGGCTCGAGCATGTCACCATGGCCCGCATCTACATGACCCAGTTCGAGCGAGACTATGACGCGCTCAATGCGCTATGGCCAGATTTTTTTGCCGAGGGCGAGCTGCCGGCGCGGACAACCGTAGGGGTTACAGCGCTGGCCGTGGGTGCGCTGGTCGAGATCGATCTGGTCGCCAGGCGACCATAA